TCGCGATGCTCCAGAAGAGACCGCCCAGTCCCAGCGCGGACACAGCCGCTCCCAGCCAGATCAGCCATTCCATCGGGTCCGTCCCCTCATCCCATGCAAACGCGGCTTCGCGTAATCCATCGCCGGTGCTGCCGCAACCCCTTGATGGTTGCGCACCGCTTGGGCTACTCAAAGCGTAAAATCGGCAGGAGACAAGAACGATGCAAGACGAAGGTTCGAGCAACAGCTACGGCGTTGCCGCAGGCGAGCTGCGCAGCTTTATAGAGCGCTATGAGCGGCTGGAGATGGAAAAGAAGGAAATCGCCGACCAGCAAAAGGAAGTGATGGCCGAGGCCAAGGGGCGCGGCTATGACACCAAGGTCATGCGCAAGGTGATCGCCCTGCGCAAGCGCGACAAGGACGACATCGCCGAGGAAGAGGCGGTGCTGGACATGTACAAGGCCGCGCTCGGCATGGAATGAGCGCCCGGCAGGGGCTTTGACAGGGGCTTTGACCACGGGCGGGCCGGCATCCGGCCC
The window above is part of the Salipiger abyssi genome. Proteins encoded here:
- a CDS encoding DUF2312 domain-containing protein yields the protein MQDEGSSNSYGVAAGELRSFIERYERLEMEKKEIADQQKEVMAEAKGRGYDTKVMRKVIALRKRDKDDIAEEEAVLDMYKAALGME